The Aeoliella mucimassa genome includes the window TGCTTCGGGAATAAAGTAAGGGCTCGCGCTGTAATCGAGACCAAACGTGGCACCATTGTTCAACGGATCGGCAGTGCTGCTGGAACGAATCAGATTGTTTTGACCAAAAGCTGCGTCGCTTTCCATATTCGAGCGAAACAGCACCTGTGCGTTCGCGACTTGAGATACACTCAATACTAAGAGTATCGCACTAGCAAATGAGGCGAGTTTCATGACACATGACCTTTCCGATGTAAAACACTAAGACGAAAATCTATTTTTGTTGCCAGTTCAGCCTGTTTATCTGAACGCCGCCTCGAATTTCATTCAGAGCTATCTACACGCTCACTGAACATCCATTCCAATCACAAACAAACAAATGACTCTGCCAAGCATCTCGACCAAGCACTACTGAGATGCAAGCTTCTTAATTTCGTATTCCAACTCTGTTTGCCGTCCGTCGACCACAATCTCGTAAGGAGTCGACTCGGCGTGCCGATATTCGGGAGCAATCAACCATTCACCTCCCATGGGGGAAGTCATTACGGTGAAGACCACTTTGTACTTCCCTTTAAACACCCCATCTCCTGGTCGGAGCGTGAACATTTCGAAAGTTCCATCATCTTTTATCTCGCCAGTAGCCGGTTTGCGTATCTCCGCAGGCGAATCGTCCGTTGGCTCGAAGCGAACCATGCGGACTCCTCCCGTAATGGGCTCGCCGCTGGCGTACTTCACTTGCCCACTAACGGAGGCCATGGGGTTGTCGCTACACCCACCGAGGGCAGCAACTAGCGTCAGCATTAGTAGACAATTGATTGTTCGCATAAGTTACAATTACCGCAATAAACTGGCGTTATCCAAAACAGTTCTGAGCATTCGCTTACCCGCCAGGGCGAGGACGAACCACTACGGTTTGGGTATCGCTGGCTCCTCCATCGGCGCTGGCGACCATGTGATCCCAAGGCGAGCAACAACGCGAGCCAATGCCAGCCTTCGTTTCGATGGTGTCTTCGACGAATGATACTGAACCATCCACCATAGCTACAAAAACGCCGCCTGTGTGTAAGCTGCGGAAAGTCGCTTGATCGATGGCATCGGTGCTGCTCCCACCATAACAGGGCATGCACTCGTTCAAGGCCTCGGCGCTACTACAGTTGAAACCTTGGCCGGCAATGTCGTCGGCGTTTCCGCCACAGTAGTTTGGCCCTGAGTCGTCGCTATTGAATCCGTTGTGAGCTACCAGGTTGCCACCGGCGTGCCCGAAAGCCCAAGCACCTCGAGGATCGCGTTCGTTAATGCCGGCCCGAATTTCGCCAACCATGATCGTATTGGAGGTACCATCGGTCACCTGGCGCAATTTGATCGAAGCATTGGGTCCCATGACGCCTCGCACAAGGTGATGGATCGATTCTTCCGGTCCTTTGCCACTGTTGCGACCATTCCAGCCGGGACTATTGGGTCCTGTGATCAGCTGACCATTGGTCTGGGCGTTTACCGAGCCCTTATAAAGCGGCCCCAGCCCGACACTGCCAGCGTAGTTGCCACGTGCCCAGTTACCTTCATGACCGATATAGAGCGTGCGGTTGTTGCCAGAGTCCGATGGACAAAGCATGACGGGAATCTCGGTACCCCGTTGTTGCAAATTCACCGCCGACTTCATCGGTACGACTTCACCCGTCGAATCGTCGCGAAGTGTGAGTGAGTCGAACAGCGGTTGATTCTCCATGTAGGGCAAGATTGAGATCACCCAACTCTCGCCGAAGTTTGTATTGGATTGAATGCTGGGTGAAATGAGACCGTCCACCACGTTCGGAAACTCCATGGCGGCGGGAAGGTGGCCATTGGCTGACTCGTAGTTAAGCACAGCCAACGAGATATTCCGCAGATTACTCTGGCATTGAGCGCGGCGAGCCGCTTCGCGAGCCGACTGCACCGCAGGCAACAGCAATGCGACAAGAATGCCAATGATGGCGATGACGACAAGTAGTTCCACCAGCGTGAATCCGGCGGGCGATCCATTTCTACCGTCGTGCGAATCAAGCGTGTGTTTCGTCATAACTTCCTTCGCCTAGCTGGTTGAGAGCGGGCTGGTTGTAGCTATCGATTCAAAGCGCCTGTTTCAACTTCCAGTGTATCTTGTCCGTTCAAAAACCGCTCTCGTAAAATGCGTGATTATTTCTCGGCATTGCGCACACAAAATCTCACATAGCTTTCTAAACCAGGGCCTGCAGCTAGGTTTTACCCAGGCCACAGGCCCTTGGAATGAAAACATGCGGGTCTTATCACACGCGAACTAGCAGCTGCGACGGTAAGCCAGTACCGTACCAGCGGCAGCGGCCAACAGCATGACTACCGACGATGGCTCGGGCACCGTGTTGACCACTACGTTGTCGAACACGCCGAACGACAAAGCGGCATTGTCCGACACCGAGCTGAACAGGTCAGCGTAAAGCAGGGCCAGATCGCCTTCAGTCGAAACGGTATCGCCGATGCTCGCATCGATCGTCCCCAGGGTTACCGAACCACCCAATTCGCTGGTGATATCGAACTTGGCAGTTCCCGCGTCAGCGTCAGCAGTGACCAGAACAGTAAGCCACTGGAAGCCTGCCGCACCGTCCTGAGTAGAACCAGTTTGCTGAGCGAAATTGGCTTGCTGCAACGCAGGAGGTGCAACGCCAGGGAACTCCGTTACAAAAGGATCGCTGGCGCTGTTATCGCCAGTGACCAAAGGACCGTAAGTAGCAGTAATTTCCGGAGAACTGGAGTCGTAATCGAGCCATGCGCCCTCTTTGTACAGACGCCAGTCGCTGCTCGAGCCACCTTCACCGGAGGCTAGGAACGAGGCAC containing:
- a CDS encoding DUF1559 family PulG-like putative transporter, giving the protein MTKHTLDSHDGRNGSPAGFTLVELLVVIAIIGILVALLLPAVQSAREAARRAQCQSNLRNISLAVLNYESANGHLPAAMEFPNVVDGLISPSIQSNTNFGESWVISILPYMENQPLFDSLTLRDDSTGEVVPMKSAVNLQQRGTEIPVMLCPSDSGNNRTLYIGHEGNWARGNYAGSVGLGPLYKGSVNAQTNGQLITGPNSPGWNGRNSGKGPEESIHHLVRGVMGPNASIKLRQVTDGTSNTIMVGEIRAGINERDPRGAWAFGHAGGNLVAHNGFNSDDSGPNYCGGNADDIAGQGFNCSSAEALNECMPCYGGSSTDAIDQATFRSLHTGGVFVAMVDGSVSFVEDTIETKAGIGSRCCSPWDHMVASADGGASDTQTVVVRPRPGG
- a CDS encoding PEP-CTERM sorting domain-containing protein (PEP-CTERM proteins occur, often in large numbers, in the proteomes of bacteria that also encode an exosortase, a predicted intramembrane cysteine proteinase. The presence of a PEP-CTERM domain at a protein's C-terminus predicts cleavage within the sorting domain, followed by covalent anchoring to some some component of the (usually Gram-negative) cell surface. Many PEP-CTERM proteins exhibit an unusual sequence composition that includes large numbers of potential glycosylation sites. Expression of one such protein has been shown restore the ability of a bacterium to form floc, a type of biofilm.); this encodes MKLSYFLSALSVAVLSYLPASAEVIFTDSLDAEGSWTVNGTADTAYEFGYDYSADGIPEAPNSVGGAATTGLKLQANMSAGAANIVAASPGLSLSGKYTVQFDMWINANGPFPGGGGGSTEFIGGAVGHDGTTAGVDGASFLASGEGGSSSDWRLYKEGAWLDYDSSSPEITATYGPLVTGDNSASDPFVTEFPGVAPPALQQANFAQQTGSTQDGAAGFQWLTVLVTADADAGTAKFDITSELGGSVTLGTIDASIGDTVSTEGDLALLYADLFSSVSDNAALSFGVFDNVVVNTVPEPSSVVMLLAAAAGTVLAYRRSC